One window from the genome of Leptospira ryugenii encodes:
- a CDS encoding bifunctional 3,4-dihydroxy-2-butanone-4-phosphate synthase/GTP cyclohydrolase II, translating into MIRPIEEAIEEIKKGRMIILVDSEDRENEGDLLCASQFADAEKINFMATYGRGLICVPMERQRLSELGLGRMVDDISVGDKHGTAFTVSVDAKEGATTGISAHDRARTVQVLLDPKTSPQDLARPGHMFPLQAVAGGVLRRAGHTEAAVDLAKLAGLYPSGVICEILNNDGTMARLGDLEKFAEIHKLNIYTIEDLIRYRQKKEQLIRLEAEANLPTEYGNFKIKAYSTLIDDKIHIALVKGEIASEKAVMVRVHSECLTGDVFFSQRCDCGSQLHSALKMIEKEGSGILLYMRQEGRGIGIINKLKAYTLQESGLDTVEANEKLGFPPDLRDYGIGAQILRDIGVKQMKLITNNPRKIVGLEGYDLHVTERIPIEIEPIEGNARYLFTKKSKLGHMLNLNLH; encoded by the coding sequence ATGATTCGTCCGATAGAAGAAGCCATCGAAGAAATCAAAAAAGGCAGGATGATCATTCTTGTCGATTCTGAGGACCGTGAGAACGAGGGTGATTTGCTCTGTGCCTCCCAATTCGCCGATGCCGAAAAAATCAATTTTATGGCAACCTATGGCCGTGGCTTGATTTGTGTTCCTATGGAAAGACAAAGGCTCTCGGAGCTTGGTCTCGGGCGTATGGTGGATGACATTAGCGTCGGAGATAAACACGGTACTGCCTTTACAGTTTCCGTTGATGCTAAGGAAGGTGCGACCACAGGGATCTCTGCACACGACCGAGCACGTACGGTGCAAGTTCTCTTAGATCCCAAGACGAGCCCGCAAGACCTGGCTCGCCCGGGACATATGTTTCCTTTGCAGGCTGTAGCAGGAGGTGTGCTCCGAAGGGCTGGACATACCGAAGCCGCTGTCGACTTAGCAAAGTTAGCAGGTTTATACCCGAGTGGGGTTATCTGTGAAATTTTAAATAATGACGGAACAATGGCGCGGCTTGGAGACTTAGAAAAATTCGCAGAAATTCATAAATTAAATATATATACCATAGAAGATTTAATCCGCTACCGACAGAAAAAAGAGCAACTGATCCGTTTGGAAGCAGAAGCAAATCTTCCTACTGAGTATGGAAATTTCAAAATCAAGGCATACTCTACTTTGATAGATGATAAGATCCACATAGCTCTCGTCAAAGGAGAAATCGCTTCCGAGAAAGCAGTGATGGTACGTGTTCACAGCGAATGTCTGACTGGTGATGTGTTTTTCTCGCAAAGATGTGATTGTGGATCACAGTTACACAGTGCACTCAAGATGATTGAAAAAGAAGGGTCCGGAATTCTCTTGTACATGCGCCAAGAAGGCCGTGGGATTGGTATCATAAATAAATTAAAGGCCTATACCTTGCAAGAATCTGGACTCGATACAGTAGAAGCCAATGAAAAGTTAGGTTTTCCTCCAGACTTAAGAGATTACGGAATTGGTGCGCAAATTTTACGTGATATAGGTGTGAAACAAATGAAACTTATCACAAATAATCCGCGTAAAATTGTTGGCTTAGAAGGGTACGATCTGCACGTAACGGAAAGGATTCCGATTGAAATCGAACCGATAGAAGGCAATGCCCGGTATCTTTTTACAAAAAAAAGTAAACTAGGCCATATGTTAAATTTAAATTTACACTGA
- a CDS encoding STAS domain-containing protein translates to MELKLNTAGKIKTIEISGKFDIESTEEFESIFAKVIEPNPTVVAIEMSRLDYIDSSGIGSLIKSLNLLKSKKGKLILVGMKPMIQNVFKLAKLDMFFEIMNPSDFQTRFSGDDDDSDIDDLLRKTK, encoded by the coding sequence ATGGAACTCAAGTTAAACACTGCCGGAAAGATAAAGACGATTGAAATCTCAGGGAAATTTGATATTGAGTCTACGGAAGAATTTGAGTCTATTTTTGCCAAAGTCATTGAGCCAAATCCTACGGTTGTGGCCATCGAGATGAGTCGTTTGGACTATATTGATTCCTCTGGCATTGGCTCTCTCATAAAGAGTTTAAATCTGCTGAAGAGCAAAAAGGGGAAATTGATTTTAGTTGGGATGAAACCAATGATCCAAAACGTGTTTAAGCTTGCGAAGTTGGATATGTTCTTTGAAATTATGAACCCAAGTGATTTCCAAACACGTTTTTCAGGAGATGACGACGACTCAGATATTGATGATCTACTTAGGAAAACGAAGTGA
- a CDS encoding riboflavin synthase — protein MFTGLVETLGKVIEIKPISSGIQFVIATEWENPDIKEGDSISINGACMTVTEFQEEGNLFQFYASFKSLELTNLSRLNLGSTVNLERAMSIGFRFGGHMVQGHVDGMGQITSKKIIESDEVEEYWIEIPKDLIQYFVKKGSVTIDGISLTVVDVKDNQIQLILIPETLQKTNASFWQEKQFVNIEVDILAKYVENFLSLRFPK, from the coding sequence ATGTTTACGGGTCTTGTAGAAACTTTGGGAAAGGTAATTGAGATCAAACCGATCTCTTCTGGCATTCAATTTGTTATTGCGACTGAATGGGAAAATCCAGATATAAAGGAAGGAGATAGCATTTCCATAAACGGAGCTTGTATGACCGTAACTGAGTTCCAGGAAGAGGGGAATCTATTTCAATTTTATGCTTCATTTAAATCCTTAGAATTGACCAATCTCTCTCGACTCAATCTCGGAAGCACTGTAAATCTGGAGAGAGCGATGTCCATAGGGTTTCGTTTCGGCGGACATATGGTACAGGGCCATGTAGATGGTATGGGACAGATCACATCCAAAAAGATTATTGAATCCGATGAAGTGGAAGAGTATTGGATTGAGATACCCAAAGACTTAATTCAGTATTTTGTTAAAAAAGGAAGTGTGACCATTGATGGCATAAGCTTAACGGTTGTGGATGTTAAAGACAATCAAATCCAACTCATTTTGATTCCGGAAACATTACAAAAAACGAATGCTAGCTTTTGGCAAGAAAAACAATTTGTCAATATAGAGGTGGATATTTTAGCGAAGTATGTAGAAAACTTTTTGTCACTTCGTTTTCCTAAGTAG
- a CDS encoding bifunctional diaminohydroxyphosphoribosylaminopyrimidine deaminase/5-amino-6-(5-phosphoribosylamino)uracil reductase produces the protein MSSPNPPVACVLANPNGEILSQAHTQTTGKNHAEREAYENWSQNVGDHIAIVSLEPCTHFGRTPPCRDLILEARPKELWIGWKDPNPLIESGNWDTYKSLGIQAKLNPILAKVSYPYLFGFIQRIQRKRPWIWIKSALTTSFHYAPTDSRQVAISSEASRPYLQMLRAKFDAVLVGPNTVSVDEPSLNFRLEESVSAYPAKQMFYEIKDSFFSAGRGLLDDLFQFCSEEILQEHSSNHKKYQPFRIFCISENQTLSDSFLRKQKSLNEEYTSQKVIFIFLGKDANLHPQYAQMAELTEFPIPNFSRREGSVCLEWLAELGINTLLCEAGSFVWEFFHENLMPGDCILTIQGKIEFESGKVFAGMEAGREVSEYQVQEDIWRLREI, from the coding sequence ATGAGTTCTCCAAACCCACCCGTGGCCTGTGTCCTTGCAAACCCAAATGGGGAGATTCTTTCTCAGGCACACACACAAACCACTGGCAAAAACCATGCAGAAAGAGAGGCTTATGAAAATTGGTCTCAGAATGTCGGAGATCATATAGCAATTGTTAGCTTAGAGCCTTGTACACATTTTGGGAGAACTCCTCCATGCCGAGACCTAATTTTGGAAGCTCGGCCCAAGGAGCTTTGGATTGGTTGGAAAGATCCGAATCCACTCATTGAATCGGGAAACTGGGATACATATAAAAGTCTTGGGATACAAGCCAAACTAAATCCAATATTGGCTAAAGTTTCGTATCCCTATTTGTTTGGCTTCATCCAACGCATCCAGAGGAAAAGGCCATGGATTTGGATTAAATCTGCCCTTACAACATCCTTCCACTATGCCCCAACTGATTCACGTCAGGTGGCGATAAGTTCCGAGGCAAGTCGACCGTATCTTCAAATGCTACGGGCAAAATTTGATGCCGTTCTTGTGGGTCCGAACACCGTTAGTGTGGATGAGCCTAGTTTGAACTTTAGGTTAGAAGAAAGTGTATCTGCTTATCCCGCAAAGCAGATGTTTTATGAAATAAAAGACAGTTTTTTTTCAGCCGGTCGGGGTTTACTCGATGATTTGTTTCAATTTTGTTCAGAAGAGATCTTGCAAGAGCATAGCTCCAATCATAAGAAATACCAACCATTTCGGATTTTTTGTATTTCCGAAAACCAAACACTCTCAGACTCTTTTTTGCGAAAACAAAAAAGTCTAAATGAGGAGTATACGTCCCAAAAAGTTATTTTTATATTTTTAGGGAAAGATGCAAATTTACATCCACAGTATGCTCAAATGGCAGAGTTAACTGAGTTTCCTATACCAAATTTTTCACGAAGAGAAGGCTCGGTTTGTTTAGAATGGCTTGCTGAATTAGGTATCAATACCTTGTTATGTGAGGCTGGTTCTTTCGTTTGGGAATTTTTTCATGAGAACCTCATGCCAGGAGATTGCATTTTGACCATACAAGGTAAAATAGAATTTGAAAGCGGAAAGGTTTTTGCCGGTATGGAGGCAGGTCGAGAAGTCAGTGAATACCAAGTGCAAGAGGACATTTGGAGATTAAGGGAGATATAG